One region of Sulfurisphaera ohwakuensis genomic DNA includes:
- a CDS encoding AAA family ATPase, with the protein MLFDLHPKESRKELFGRDNEVDYAIKQLLSGNWLIVGGQREIGKTSLVKVVLNELRKKHGFEGIYINLRGVRSLNSLLNILTSQLNSLKLSVDVKVNFIIGSAGIKVKKGAKVVNSLIELLNSLNDFILALDEVQELSKVSKQFLDILGNVFSTNPKLRFIFTGSYIGVMRILLNPPAESPLHGRPPAVLTLKPFDKEKAKEFLRKGMEELNVKFDKEDEVVKRLDGVVGWLTLFGNLYAVRGLNFDKALKETVEEGKKIMAEEFSHFLEDKVNKELYVEIMKTVKIVSRWKEIKRGVEVTLGKVDDKVFSNALESLVNSGFVEKRDNEYIITDPVLREIEFEKLFH; encoded by the coding sequence TTGCTTTTTGATCTTCACCCTAAAGAGAGTAGGAAAGAACTTTTCGGTAGAGATAACGAAGTTGATTATGCTATTAAACAACTACTCTCTGGTAATTGGCTCATAGTAGGAGGACAAAGAGAAATAGGTAAAACTAGTTTGGTTAAAGTAGTATTAAACGAGTTAAGAAAAAAGCATGGATTTGAAGGAATTTACATCAATTTACGTGGAGTAAGAAGCCTTAATAGTCTTTTAAACATTCTTACTTCTCAGCTAAACTCACTTAAACTTTCTGTTGACGTTAAAGTGAACTTTATTATTGGTTCAGCAGGAATAAAAGTAAAGAAAGGGGCAAAAGTTGTTAATTCGCTTATAGAACTCTTAAACTCGCTTAACGATTTTATTCTTGCCTTAGATGAAGTGCAAGAACTCTCTAAAGTTAGTAAACAGTTCCTTGATATTTTAGGTAATGTATTTTCTACGAACCCTAAATTGAGGTTTATCTTTACGGGCTCTTATATAGGCGTTATGAGAATCCTCCTAAACCCTCCAGCAGAATCGCCACTTCACGGTAGGCCTCCAGCAGTTTTGACCCTAAAACCCTTTGATAAAGAGAAGGCAAAAGAGTTTTTAAGAAAGGGGATGGAGGAGTTAAATGTTAAATTTGATAAAGAGGATGAGGTTGTCAAGAGACTTGACGGTGTAGTTGGTTGGCTAACCCTTTTCGGTAATTTATATGCTGTTAGGGGTCTAAACTTTGACAAAGCACTAAAAGAGACCGTGGAGGAGGGTAAAAAGATCATGGCTGAAGAGTTTAGTCACTTTCTCGAGGATAAAGTAAATAAGGAGTTATACGTAGAAATTATGAAGACTGTAAAGATAGTGTCCAGATGGAAAGAAATAAAGAGAGGTGTCGAAGTTACATTGGGGAAAGTAGACGATAAGGTATTCAGTAATGCTCTTGAGAGTTTAGTAAATAGCGGTTTTGTGGAGAAAAGGGATAACGAGTATATTATTACAGATCCAGTGCTGAGGGAGATAGAGTTCGAAAAATTATTTCATTAA
- a CDS encoding DUF2258 domain-containing protein, with amino-acid sequence MPKEDETRDLERAEEYEQTIARATAIGKNKMELSTGLIIAARYADKLRRVALVAFSKMVPKDIIIRDVSELNKQLYDVIVNQMKIDKLDVVRILVDAEYDEQNQKLVFSNLRIIRYLTEEQCNKKYEEVNKQLEEYKKKYEELSKQVEEFKNKIRQVEEALKALT; translated from the coding sequence ATGCCAAAAGAAGATGAAACAAGAGATTTAGAAAGAGCAGAAGAATACGAGCAAACAATAGCTAGAGCTACAGCTATTGGAAAAAATAAGATGGAATTAAGCACAGGATTAATAATTGCTGCTAGGTATGCTGATAAGCTTAGAAGAGTCGCTTTAGTAGCATTTAGTAAAATGGTTCCAAAGGATATTATTATACGAGATGTTTCTGAACTTAATAAACAATTATATGATGTAATCGTAAATCAAATGAAAATTGATAAGTTAGATGTAGTAAGAATTCTTGTAGATGCTGAATATGATGAGCAGAATCAAAAGCTAGTTTTCAGTAATTTGAGAATAATTAGATACCTAACAGAAGAGCAATGTAACAAAAAGTATGAGGAAGTTAATAAACAATTAGAAGAATATAAGAAGAAATATGAAGAATTAAGCAAGCAAGTAGAAGAATTTAAGAACAAGATAAGACAAGTAGAAGAGGCTTTGAAAGCATTAACTTAA
- a CDS encoding PIN domain-containing protein has translation MEKAIIDTNVIIYDYVEDSEYHKKAEELLDSLNKWIIPAIVIHELVWFLKDMKLEDKINDVFAYVRNEKAEVVCDSVNNIVDSLEILIREKLPLADYKDMIILSHAIREKLPLVTFDKKLSKIAKKYGVSVVS, from the coding sequence GTGGAGAAGGCAATAATTGATACTAACGTTATAATATACGACTACGTTGAGGATTCGGAATATCATAAAAAAGCGGAAGAACTTCTAGATTCGCTTAATAAATGGATAATTCCAGCAATTGTTATACATGAACTAGTATGGTTTCTAAAAGATATGAAATTAGAAGATAAGATAAATGATGTTTTTGCATATGTAAGAAATGAAAAAGCTGAGGTGGTATGTGACAGTGTAAATAACATAGTAGATTCCTTAGAAATACTAATTAGAGAAAAACTTCCTCTAGCTGATTATAAGGATATGATTATACTCTCCCATGCAATACGCGAAAAATTACCTTTAGTTACTTTTGATAAAAAACTTTCAAAGATAGCAAAAAAGTATGGTGTATCTGTAGTAAGTTAA
- a CDS encoding ABC transporter ATP-binding protein, which translates to MLVKGLKVKLGDKIILDNVTINLTNGINLIFGPNGSGKTTLLRTIIGMIKPLEGEILNEDKLSYSPSEFYSPSMKVIDVLLAGKKNGEYERFIKLLNLENLLQRDFLTLSSGEKRLIIIAKALAEGDLVIMDEPLSNLDIANRKKIIDVIISLKTERKFLITSHELDIINFADNVIVMKNGKVVYQGNKEGIDENLLSFVYEVPIKKINVNNYTFFITY; encoded by the coding sequence ATGCTGGTCAAGGGGTTGAAAGTTAAATTAGGTGACAAAATAATTTTAGATAACGTGACGATTAACTTAACAAATGGAATTAATTTAATTTTTGGCCCAAATGGTTCTGGTAAAACCACACTATTAAGGACAATAATAGGGATGATTAAACCTCTTGAAGGTGAAATTTTAAATGAGGATAAGTTATCTTACTCTCCTTCAGAATTCTATTCACCAAGTATGAAGGTTATTGATGTGCTTCTTGCAGGGAAAAAGAATGGTGAATATGAAAGGTTTATAAAACTACTAAACCTTGAGAATTTATTGCAAAGAGACTTTCTTACCTTAAGTTCTGGTGAGAAAAGACTAATAATTATTGCTAAAGCACTTGCTGAGGGAGATTTAGTAATTATGGATGAACCATTATCTAACCTAGACATCGCTAATAGGAAAAAGATAATTGATGTAATAATTTCTTTAAAAACTGAGAGAAAATTTCTAATAACATCTCATGAACTCGATATTATAAATTTTGCTGACAATGTTATAGTTATGAAAAATGGTAAAGTAGTTTATCAAGGAAATAAAGAGGGTATTGATGAAAATTTACTTTCCTTTGTATATGAGGTACCAATAAAGAAAATTAACGTTAATAATTACACATTTTTTATAACATATTAA
- a CDS encoding AbrB/MazE/SpoVT family DNA-binding domain-containing protein, with protein sequence MERVKVTRNYQITIPASIRNKINLKEGDVLEVYLNGDEIILRKVKSERPRIRLGKKLSPEEIEEAIERGEGNN encoded by the coding sequence ATGGAGAGAGTAAAAGTTACAAGAAACTATCAAATAACTATTCCTGCTTCTATAAGAAATAAAATAAACCTAAAAGAAGGAGATGTTCTAGAGGTCTATTTAAACGGTGATGAAATAATATTAAGAAAGGTTAAAAGTGAAAGACCCAGAATAAGGCTTGGTAAGAAATTATCCCCAGAAGAGATTGAGGAGGCAATTGAACGTGGAGAAGGCAATAATTGA
- a CDS encoding helix-turn-helix domain-containing protein — protein sequence MSEKIIFPDGREVDLHEFIAFMYGLSTSDVEVLHLLMESKDKLDADEIAEKLKVTKASVSKSLNNLLDKGLIERDKAEGAEKKKGRPSYVYWVDKDKLIYKLEKDLEKLASSMKEGLEKHIPQ from the coding sequence ATGAGTGAAAAAATTATATTCCCGGATGGAAGAGAAGTTGATCTCCACGAATTTATAGCATTTATGTATGGTTTATCAACTAGTGATGTTGAAGTCTTACATTTGCTTATGGAAAGCAAAGATAAACTTGATGCAGATGAAATTGCTGAGAAGTTAAAAGTAACAAAAGCCTCAGTAAGTAAATCATTAAATAATTTATTGGATAAGGGCTTAATAGAAAGAGACAAGGCTGAAGGTGCAGAGAAGAAAAAAGGAAGGCCTAGTTATGTGTATTGGGTGGATAAAGATAAGTTAATCTATAAGTTAGAGAAAGATTTAGAGAAATTGGCTAGTAGTATGAAAGAAGGGTTAGAAAAGCACATACCACAATAA
- a CDS encoding transcriptional regulator: MKLATPCEEAFRIEVPILRMAIAKRLVERGVPVVKASKISGISATTYEKNIKEKREEIEKLLKDEEIRDMIDALVGRILANQTIESTSFCILCARARKLFNLKPCPLY; this comes from the coding sequence ATGAAACTTGCAACCCCTTGTGAAGAAGCGTTTAGAATTGAAGTACCGATCTTAAGAATGGCAATTGCAAAGAGACTTGTAGAGAGAGGTGTACCAGTAGTTAAGGCTTCTAAAATCTCTGGTATTTCTGCTACTACTTATGAGAAAAATATAAAGGAAAAGAGAGAAGAAATAGAGAAACTACTAAAGGATGAAGAAATAAGGGATATGATTGACGCATTAGTTGGTAGAATTTTAGCAAATCAAACAATAGAGAGTACTAGCTTTTGTATTCTATGCGCGAGAGCAAGAAAATTATTTAATTTAAAACCTTGCCCACTCTACTAA
- a CDS encoding FecCD family ABC transporter permease, with amino-acid sequence MLKYLFITLLPISFFLGLILGEVRLSIGEIFHPEGVYSIILFDIRLPTVISAMLIGILISLCGAILQHLLKNPLIDPYISGTSSGGAFGAVLTYFLLAFNLPLSWLIYVQPLFAFITATLATLITLGIGRKGGIYSIVVGGIVVSYIFSSLTTILLVIYQEKYPQIPPLTFWLLGEINIVGWRDVIILSIITFLLIFLVLKYSRQIDLVSISDEISFTHGINPGRFRLFWLLIVSLITAYIVSIAGIIGFIGIIVPHIARRIDGSMRGLSIYSPLIGAVIMEFSNILSRGIFGTIIPITAITALVASPIIISILVKMNAGQGVES; translated from the coding sequence GTGCTAAAATACCTCTTCATCACGTTGTTACCAATCTCATTTTTTCTAGGACTAATTTTAGGTGAAGTTAGACTTAGTATAGGTGAAATTTTTCATCCTGAAGGAGTTTATTCAATAATCTTATTTGATATAAGATTGCCTACAGTCATTTCAGCAATGTTAATAGGTATCCTAATCTCGCTTTGTGGAGCAATTCTTCAACATTTATTGAAAAACCCACTTATAGATCCTTATATATCCGGTACATCTTCGGGTGGAGCATTCGGTGCAGTTCTGACTTATTTCCTTCTAGCATTTAATTTACCTCTTTCATGGTTGATATATGTACAACCATTATTTGCTTTCATAACAGCAACGTTAGCTACATTAATAACACTAGGGATCGGAAGAAAAGGGGGAATTTACAGTATAGTTGTTGGAGGTATTGTTGTTTCTTACATTTTCTCTTCCTTAACCACAATTCTTCTTGTTATCTATCAGGAGAAGTATCCTCAGATCCCTCCGCTAACATTTTGGCTTTTAGGTGAAATAAACATAGTAGGTTGGAGAGATGTTATAATTCTCTCTATTATAACTTTTCTTCTCATCTTTCTTGTATTAAAATACTCAAGACAAATTGATTTAGTTTCAATTAGTGATGAGATCTCATTCACACACGGAATAAACCCAGGAAGATTTAGACTATTTTGGTTATTGATTGTAAGTTTAATAACAGCGTATATAGTGTCTATTGCTGGAATAATTGGTTTTATAGGGATTATTGTACCGCATATTGCCAGAAGGATCGATGGTAGTATGAGAGGTCTTAGTATCTATTCTCCTTTAATAGGGGCTGTAATAATGGAGTTTAGCAATATATTATCAAGGGGAATTTTCGGAACAATTATACCTATAACTGCTATAACAGCTCTAGTTGCTTCTCCAATAATAATCTCAATTCTGGTGAAGATGAATGCTGGTCAAGGGGTTGAAAGTTAA
- a CDS encoding mechanosensitive ion channel family protein, translating to MNRLVTLFIILFVVVGVAVATTVILSAVLHISVTITSVINAILIGVVGVISINIISRIIKLRAGNVVGRTTAESLSLVIQFIGYTIIVILALTAVHVAVTSALIGGTVFGLIIGLALQTPLSNVFSGIFLILSRPFNIGDRVTITTWQYGLLAPTYPPKFWSNDFLIPGYTGIIQDINLMYTTILTDENVVMKIPNNIMIQAAIFVHNEEYRLVRTKYEIPKDLDPDYVIPVLKEKISKLSFLVKEPEIKVLDTTLNTYVISVDTYCKGQYEEPPRSEIIKVIMKTIKEIQSVKVNEKNSSH from the coding sequence ATGAATCGACTAGTAACCCTTTTTATAATACTCTTTGTAGTAGTTGGAGTTGCAGTTGCAACAACTGTAATATTATCGGCAGTACTTCATATTTCAGTCACAATAACTTCAGTAATTAATGCAATATTAATTGGTGTTGTAGGCGTAATCTCAATCAATATAATTTCTAGAATAATAAAATTAAGAGCTGGGAATGTAGTTGGAAGAACAACTGCCGAAAGCCTTAGTTTGGTAATCCAATTCATTGGTTATACTATAATAGTTATATTAGCATTAACAGCAGTTCATGTTGCGGTTACTAGCGCATTAATTGGCGGTACAGTCTTTGGTCTTATAATTGGTTTGGCATTGCAGACGCCTTTATCAAATGTATTTTCCGGGATCTTTCTAATCTTAAGTAGACCTTTTAATATAGGTGATAGGGTTACAATAACCACATGGCAATACGGCTTATTGGCACCAACTTATCCTCCAAAATTTTGGTCAAATGATTTTTTAATACCAGGCTATACTGGAATAATTCAAGATATTAATTTAATGTATACAACAATACTAACAGATGAGAATGTTGTAATGAAAATTCCTAATAATATCATGATTCAAGCTGCTATATTTGTACATAATGAGGAATACAGACTAGTTAGGACTAAATATGAAATTCCAAAAGACTTAGATCCTGATTACGTTATACCAGTACTAAAGGAGAAAATTAGTAAACTAAGTTTCCTAGTTAAAGAACCAGAAATAAAAGTTCTTGATACTACATTAAATACTTACGTAATATCAGTTGATACTTATTGTAAAGGGCAATATGAAGAACCACCAAGAAGTGAAATAATAAAAGTTATTATGAAGACCATAAAAGAGATTCAATCAGTGAAAGTTAATGAGAAAAATAGTTCTCACTAG
- a CDS encoding RAD55 family ATPase gives MRVGVKILDEIVDFPEGSVSLVFGPIGSGKSKLVRTITKYFLSLDKGVLYLSVEEDPRRVLSYFSDVNIEKLKVVNLFSDIIRDPRIIQGFNITSDLKNVMKDVSLLVLDSINEFALQLDVNQLILFIKTIIATVYASNAIALITYNSGNDDTDYVMSMVEYLFDGIIQLDVEEDISIKSIRVLRMRNKKHDPNWHFFKIEDGNIVPLDASIVATMLKNIQK, from the coding sequence ATGAGAGTCGGAGTCAAAATTTTGGACGAAATAGTAGATTTTCCAGAAGGTTCAGTCTCTCTAGTTTTTGGTCCTATAGGAAGTGGAAAAAGTAAACTAGTGAGAACTATTACTAAGTACTTTTTGTCTTTAGATAAGGGTGTACTTTATTTATCAGTAGAAGAAGATCCTAGAAGAGTTTTATCTTATTTCTCTGATGTAAATATTGAAAAACTCAAAGTAGTAAATTTATTTTCAGATATAATTAGGGATCCACGAATTATTCAAGGATTTAACATAACTAGTGATTTAAAGAATGTAATGAAAGACGTATCATTACTCGTATTAGATTCTATAAATGAATTTGCACTTCAGCTTGATGTTAATCAGCTTATACTATTTATAAAAACAATTATAGCAACTGTGTATGCCTCAAATGCCATTGCATTAATTACATACAATTCTGGAAATGACGATACAGATTATGTTATGAGTATGGTTGAGTATTTATTTGACGGAATTATACAGTTAGATGTAGAAGAAGATATCTCAATAAAGTCTATAAGGGTTCTGAGAATGAGAAATAAAAAACATGACCCTAATTGGCACTTCTTTAAAATAGAGGATGGTAATATAGTGCCTCTTGATGCGTCAATAGTTGCTACTATGTTAAAAAACATACAAAAGTAG
- a CDS encoding zinc metalloprotease HtpX, whose amino-acid sequence MEIGTSLKINMIVALFLTIISEGIFSLVIIDFLKFPVVFSIIFLLILWLVQWLISPYLVERNSVEVTRDDPSYGWVYDLIESVARRAGIKTPRVFLVDEPYPNAFAYGNYITGKRIGITIPLLQILTPEELESVIGHELGHIKHNDVEIGLAIGLIPSILGFISNILLTVGWATLIFAVDEFDILVGLTMLAIGGILFIITFFLQLFVLWFNRLRESFADYFSYELFRERAWNLAKALAKIEIYMQNVRLDPFRGIIVTIPPTKVKESDPDLLIEDLLREKTSIFSDILSTHPHPAKRIKMIYKLTKPMIF is encoded by the coding sequence GTGGAAATAGGTACTTCATTAAAAATTAATATGATTGTCGCATTATTTTTAACGATAATTTCAGAGGGAATATTTTCTTTAGTAATTATAGATTTTTTAAAATTTCCTGTAGTCTTTTCTATAATATTTCTACTAATATTATGGCTAGTACAATGGCTCATATCGCCATATTTAGTAGAGAGAAATTCAGTTGAGGTTACTAGAGACGACCCTAGTTACGGATGGGTTTATGATTTAATTGAAAGTGTAGCAAGGAGAGCTGGTATTAAAACTCCTAGAGTTTTTCTAGTTGATGAACCTTATCCTAATGCATTTGCTTATGGAAATTACATTACTGGAAAGAGAATTGGAATAACTATTCCGCTACTTCAAATTCTTACTCCAGAAGAGCTTGAGAGTGTAATAGGGCATGAGCTTGGACATATTAAACATAATGATGTTGAAATAGGATTAGCTATAGGTTTAATACCATCAATTTTAGGCTTCATCAGTAATATATTGCTCACTGTAGGGTGGGCTACGCTAATATTTGCTGTTGATGAGTTTGACATATTAGTTGGCCTAACTATGCTGGCGATTGGTGGAATCTTATTTATTATAACTTTCTTCCTTCAATTATTCGTATTATGGTTTAATAGACTAAGAGAGAGTTTTGCAGATTACTTTTCTTATGAACTATTTAGAGAGAGAGCATGGAATTTGGCTAAGGCTTTGGCTAAAATAGAGATTTATATGCAGAACGTTAGATTAGATCCGTTCAGAGGAATTATAGTTACTATCCCACCGACAAAAGTAAAGGAAAGTGATCCAGACCTTCTAATTGAAGATCTATTAAGAGAAAAAACAAGTATATTTTCCGATATTCTATCCACTCACCCACATCCGGCAAAAAGAATTAAGATGATTTATAAATTAACAAAACCAATGATATTTTAG
- a CDS encoding ABC transporter substrate-binding protein has translation MKIWGIILAVVVIIAILAGVIYTYMRANNNVSTTSSHNLRIISLAPSDTQVLIALGLGKYIVGIDYYSYSLLKYLNLTSQVPANVTVFSQIYPPNISGLLLLHPSIVVVEYGLEAPYISQMEKAGLNVLVTNSDYAYSFSQIEENIMEIAKYFNVTQQGEELINWMNEKIADFSTLGNTTIAYMLYICPNLDFYTAGGNVFINSIIVQGGGINVFSTYSDYPLLSPDELLVSNPQVIIAQEVSNFSYTESLISQIPGIKNVKAFNASRIYILGNLATDLLNEPGPLSVYAILMVHDIINSTTPKYVTASWVKENLNIELPIF, from the coding sequence ATGAAAATTTGGGGCATAATTTTAGCAGTCGTTGTTATTATAGCGATCCTAGCTGGTGTTATCTATACATATATGAGAGCTAATAATAATGTAAGCACAACATCTTCTCATAATCTTAGGATTATTAGTTTAGCTCCTAGCGATACTCAAGTTTTAATAGCGTTGGGATTAGGTAAATACATTGTAGGTATTGACTATTACTCATATTCACTACTAAAATACCTTAACTTAACAAGTCAAGTACCGGCGAATGTTACAGTTTTTTCACAAATATATCCACCTAACATCTCTGGCTTACTACTTTTACATCCTAGTATAGTAGTTGTAGAATACGGTTTAGAAGCTCCCTATATTTCACAGATGGAAAAGGCCGGATTAAATGTTTTAGTTACTAACAGTGATTATGCTTATTCTTTCTCTCAGATAGAGGAAAATATAATGGAAATTGCTAAATATTTTAACGTTACTCAACAAGGAGAGGAGTTAATTAATTGGATGAATGAGAAGATTGCTGATTTTTCTACATTAGGGAATACAACAATAGCTTACATGCTTTACATCTGTCCTAACTTAGATTTCTATACTGCTGGCGGTAATGTATTTATAAACAGTATTATTGTTCAAGGTGGAGGGATCAACGTTTTCTCTACTTACTCTGATTATCCATTACTCTCTCCAGATGAACTCCTAGTTTCCAATCCTCAAGTAATCATAGCCCAAGAGGTTAGTAACTTTTCTTATACAGAATCATTAATTTCTCAAATACCCGGGATTAAGAATGTTAAGGCTTTTAACGCAAGCCGTATATATATTCTAGGTAATTTGGCTACGGATTTATTAAATGAACCAGGACCATTATCAGTATATGCAATTTTAATGGTACATGATATAATTAATTCTACCACACCTAAGTACGTTACTGCTTCTTGGGTTAAAGAAAACTTGAATATTGAGCTACCTATTTTTTAG
- a CDS encoding plasma-membrane proton-efflux P-type ATPase, with translation MNREELIKSDINKVIQLLQTDVNKGLSDKEVEERLKQYGYNAVEEEKRNPLKELGKKFWNVTAWVLEIAAILSFILGRYLDFYIIVALIVVNAFISFSEEQRANRALELLRQKLQIQARVLRNGEWKLVPAKFLVPGDIVRIRAGDFVPADVKIIKGEVEVDQSALTGESLTVFRRDNDVVYSGSIIRRGEATGVVILTGQNTYFGKTVELVKIAKPRLRIEKVVSRIVFWMMMIVIVLLVISGIVLVIKGENIFEFLPLALVLIVAAIPIALPAMFSVSLALGSQELSKAGVLVTRLDAIEGASTMNVLCSDKTGTITMNKLSVHRIIPINGNDKEVILYGALASTEANQDPIDLAFINKAKEMNLDLSSWSVKEFIPFDPSTRRTESLVTKDGKSLRLTKGAIDVISKLCGLENIQEIYMKAEEEAKIGCRVLAVAKKEEGEKWKLVGLVSLRDPPRPDSAELVKELHDLGIKVIMLTGDSEPIAKQIAKEVGIGENVVKVSDIKEKPEIVEKVDGLAEVYPEDKYTVVKVLQKNGYVVGMTGDGVNDAPALRAADVGIAVSNATDVAKAAAAVVLTTPGLRNIVDMVKIGRQIYERVRIWVLSRITRTFQNVIFVALAFILLAKFIISTFGMVLLLFMFDFVTLTMSTDNVSWPKKPAVWNINQLVVVSAILGSVMIIESFVTLYFIVGLSLNVMQTLVFAYLLYSNIFNLLNIRETDNFWKRMPSKIMLISMIVDIIISFVIITFGIPGLTPAPIKYTLIVFILALVFNLIINNFIKIWVKKITKIEW, from the coding sequence ATGAATAGAGAGGAACTTATAAAGAGTGATATTAATAAGGTAATTCAATTACTTCAGACTGATGTTAATAAGGGGCTAAGTGATAAGGAAGTTGAAGAAAGACTTAAACAATATGGTTATAATGCGGTTGAAGAAGAAAAAAGAAATCCGCTTAAGGAGTTAGGTAAAAAGTTTTGGAACGTAACAGCCTGGGTGTTAGAGATTGCAGCAATTTTATCCTTTATTCTCGGTAGATATTTAGATTTTTATATTATTGTAGCGTTGATAGTTGTTAACGCTTTCATTAGTTTTTCTGAAGAGCAAAGAGCTAATAGAGCATTAGAATTATTAAGGCAGAAATTACAGATTCAAGCTAGAGTATTAAGGAATGGGGAATGGAAATTAGTACCGGCAAAATTTCTAGTACCTGGTGACATTGTTAGGATTAGAGCGGGTGATTTTGTCCCAGCAGATGTTAAGATAATAAAAGGTGAGGTTGAAGTTGATCAGTCTGCATTGACTGGTGAATCACTAACTGTGTTTAGGAGAGATAATGATGTTGTTTATTCTGGAAGTATAATACGAAGGGGTGAAGCTACTGGAGTCGTGATATTAACTGGGCAAAACACATATTTTGGTAAGACTGTTGAGTTAGTTAAAATTGCAAAACCCAGACTAAGGATTGAAAAAGTTGTATCTAGAATTGTCTTTTGGATGATGATGATTGTTATTGTACTTTTAGTAATCTCTGGGATAGTATTAGTAATCAAGGGGGAAAATATATTTGAATTTTTGCCATTAGCATTAGTGCTAATTGTTGCAGCCATTCCAATTGCATTACCAGCAATGTTTAGTGTTTCTTTGGCATTAGGTAGTCAAGAGTTATCAAAAGCTGGTGTTTTAGTCACAAGGTTAGATGCTATTGAAGGAGCTTCGACCATGAATGTTCTATGCTCTGATAAAACCGGGACTATTACTATGAATAAGCTTTCTGTTCACAGAATTATTCCTATAAATGGTAATGATAAAGAAGTTATACTTTATGGTGCTTTGGCTTCAACTGAGGCTAATCAAGATCCCATAGATTTAGCGTTTATAAATAAAGCTAAAGAGATGAATTTAGACTTATCAAGTTGGAGTGTTAAGGAATTTATTCCTTTTGATCCTTCTACTAGAAGGACCGAAAGTTTGGTTACCAAAGACGGAAAAAGCTTAAGATTAACTAAGGGTGCTATTGATGTTATAAGTAAACTTTGTGGTTTGGAAAATATTCAAGAGATATATATGAAGGCTGAAGAAGAGGCTAAAATAGGTTGTAGAGTCTTAGCCGTTGCGAAAAAAGAGGAAGGTGAAAAATGGAAACTAGTTGGTTTGGTCTCATTAAGGGATCCACCAAGGCCAGATTCTGCTGAGCTGGTAAAAGAGCTTCACGATCTTGGTATTAAGGTTATAATGTTAACCGGCGATAGTGAGCCTATTGCAAAGCAAATAGCTAAGGAAGTAGGTATCGGGGAAAATGTGGTAAAAGTCTCAGATATTAAGGAAAAGCCAGAAATAGTAGAAAAGGTTGATGGATTGGCTGAGGTATATCCAGAAGATAAGTATACTGTAGTAAAGGTTCTTCAGAAAAATGGATATGTAGTAGGTATGACTGGTGATGGTGTAAATGACGCTCCTGCATTAAGAGCAGCAGATGTAGGTATTGCAGTCAGTAACGCTACTGATGTTGCTAAGGCAGCAGCTGCAGTAGTCTTAACCACCCCTGGGCTTAGAAATATTGTTGACATGGTAAAGATTGGTAGACAAATTTATGAGAGAGTAAGGATTTGGGTTTTGAGTAGGATAACAAGGACTTTCCAAAATGTAATCTTTGTAGCTTTAGCATTTATATTACTTGCGAAGTTCATTATCTCAACTTTTGGAATGGTTCTGTTGCTTTTCATGTTTGACTTTGTTACGTTAACAATGTCTACGGATAATGTATCTTGGCCTAAAAAGCCTGCAGTATGGAATATTAATCAACTTGTTGTAGTCTCAGCTATTTTAGGTAGTGTGATGATTATAGAGTCGTTTGTTACGCTTTATTTCATAGTTGGATTATCTCTTAATGTAATGCAAACTTTAGTTTTCGCTTATCTTTTATATTCAAATATCTTTAACCTATTAAATATCAGAGAAACTGATAATTTCTGGAAAAGAATGCCTAGTAAGATCATGTTAATCTCAATGATAGTTGATATTATAATATCGTTTGTTATAATAACTTTTGGTATACCAGGGCTTACGCCGGCACCTATAAAATATACGTTGATTGTATTTATACTAGCATTAGTATTTAATCTAATTATTAATAATTTCATTAAAATATGGGTTAAGAAAATAACTAAAATAGAGTGGTAA